A part of Arachis hypogaea cultivar Tifrunner chromosome 12, arahy.Tifrunner.gnm2.J5K5, whole genome shotgun sequence genomic DNA contains:
- the LOC112728791 gene encoding uncharacterized protein: MAAEKNQRHLLVLMHKRICGIDPMKLITPEKEEEAVDWENLPPFLFDFSVVLPLARMHALELDPKMYLVGGLKLTHMKFDHYYAGPSDPSKTVYELDLDKKKVEESKSMDDAPKFIATGFYTLHKIRSDYYFIMMGGLVPADAPQNFWVLRSGTKVWECLPDAPGNPDQHSHSSLAHSSWFDFYGKLYLRMRFEDGRVFVHSYDIHNSHWTTSEGDNSFTRSFCVPVDSDGFFLPRVHIPDLVDPGKYLALSCERIGEKHLVCAFQVDELGVVIFQRLEGCLDRMPSFFHEKTPVMVDLDGKGTFVVMLPGFAKEQKQDPVLCLLVLQLIAKKVVSYPSRVLRSSVRSPMECEFLDWKVLSMNMYSRKGGFDDWISVSLFPGIPCDEAIAYEVPRRGKRKCSQI; this comes from the exons ATGGCCGCGGAGAAGAATCAACGACACCTTTTGGTGCTAATGCATAAAAGGATCTGCGGCATCGACCCCATGAAACTGATAACACccgagaaggaggaggaggctGTGGATTGGGAAAATCTACCTCCGTTTCTCTTTGATTTCAGCGTGGTTCTTCCGCTGGCCCGCATGCACGCTTTGGAGTTGGATCCCAAGATGTATCTTGTTGGAGGTCTCAAACTCACTCATATGAAATTTGATCATTATTATGCTGGTCCTTCCGATCCTTCCAAAACAGTCTACGAACTAGACCTTGACAAGAAGAAGGTGGAGGAGTCGAAATCAATGGATGATGCTCCAAAGTTTATTGCTACCGGGTTCTATACTCTTCACAAAATCAGAAgtgattattattttataatgatGGGTGGTCTCGTACCCGCGGATGCTCCTCAGAATTTTTGGGTTCTACGCTCTGGGACCAAGGTTTGGGAATGCTTGCCTGATGCTCCTGGTAATCCTGACCAACACTCACATTCCTCACTTGCTCACAGTTCATGGTTCGACTTCTATGGTAAGCTATACCTCCGAATGCGTTTCGAAGATGGAAGAGTTTTCGTCCACTCGTATGATATCCATAACTCACATTGGACAACCAGTGAGGGTGACAATAGTTTTACGCGTTCTTTTTGTGTCCCAGTGGATTCCGATGGCTTCTTTCTTCCAAGGGTGCATATTCCAg ATTTGGTTGATCCTGGGAAATACCTAGCACTTTCGTGCGAACGGATTGGAGAAAAACACTTGGTGTGCGCTTTCCAGGTGGATGAATTGGGTGTCGTTATCTTCCAAAGGCTTGAAGGCTGCCTAGATAGAATGCCATCCTTCTTTCATGAGAAAACGCCTGTGATGGTTGATCTTGATGGCAAAGGCACTTTTGTTGTTATGTTACCTGGCTTTGCAAAGGAACAGAAACAGGATCCAGTCCTCTGCCTGTTGGTTCTTCAACTCATTGCAAAGAAGGTTGTATCCTATCCCTCCCGTGTCCTCCGTAGCTCTGTGAGGTCACCAATGGAGTGTGAGTTCTTAGATTGGAAAGTCCTTAGCATGAACATGTACAGCAGAAAAGGTGGCTTTGATGATTGGATTAGTGTCTCTCTTTTCCCTGGCATCCCCTGTGATGAAGCCATTGCGTACGAGGTCCCAAGGAGAGGTAAAAGAAAATGCAGCCAAATTTGA